A genome region from Triticum aestivum cultivar Chinese Spring chromosome 2B, IWGSC CS RefSeq v2.1, whole genome shotgun sequence includes the following:
- the LOC123039851 gene encoding NDR1/HIN1-like protein 26 — MGTPSPTPYHLQSPRTIVTKIISMKQQQEEPATPDPPPSKIILQPRHRTTPAMWCGAIAGFAFSVLLILAGLVILIVYLSVKPRTPSFDIANAVLNTVYVGSPSAYFNGDMTLVANISNPNHKMGVVIQSGAVELFFRGRLVSVQALPPFAQPRGHFTVLNVHMLSSQVALPPEVAADLLNQMRSNKILYTIRGTFKVRERFWSWHYTYRLTAICDLELTSPPSGVLLDRRCTTSK, encoded by the coding sequence ATGGGTACTCCTAGTCCTACCCCCTACCACCTCCAGTCTCCAAGGACCATCGTCACCAAGATCATCAGCAtgaagcagcagcaggaggagccggcgacgccggatccgccgccgtccAAGATCATACTGCAGCCGCGGCACCGGACCACCCCGGCGATGTGGTGCGGCGCCATCGCCGGCTTCGCCTTCAGCGTCCTCCTCATCCTCGCCGGCCTCGTCATCCTCATAGTCTACCTCTCTGTGAAGCCGAGGACGCCGTCCTTCGACATCGCCAACGCCGTCCTCAACACCGTCTACGTCGGCTCGCCGTCGGCCTACTTCAACGGCGACATGACGCTGGTGGCCAACATCTCCAACCCCAACCACAAGATGGGCGTCGTCATCCAGTCCGGCGCCGTCGAGCTCTTCTTCCGGGGCAGGCTCGTGTCGGTGCAGGCGCTGCCGCCCTTCGCGCAGCCGCGGGGCCACTTCACGGTGCTCAACGTCCACATGCTGTCCAGCCAGGTGGCGCTGCCGCCGGAGGTGGCCGCGGACCTGCTCAACCAGATGAGGAGCAACAAGATCCTCTACACCATCAGAGGGACCTTCAAGGTCCGGGAAAGGTTCTGGTCTTGGCACTACACCTACCGGTTGACCGCCATTTGTGACCTCGAGCTCACCTCGCCTCCCTCTGGAGTTCTTCTTGATAGGAGATGCACAACATCAAAGTGA
- the LOC123039850 gene encoding uncharacterized protein codes for MEAEMYVHHAEPLRANTATCIPRLRGGGVRRRPRQHGAPPPAASSVMERVREVLLRLAMLSAASSSPKAGARLQQHTTAAAPTRAASVRMSPSYSESYPSDAVDDCIEFLKRSAAGNGGAAVTAAPGAAPAQSAVSSAPPPSPLHA; via the coding sequence ATGGAGGCCGAGATGTACGTCCACCACGCCGAGCCCCTCAGGGCGAACACTGCTACGTGCATCCCGAGGCTGCGCGGTGGTGGTGTCCGGCGGAGGCCGCGGCAGCACGGCGCTCCTCCCCCAGCGGCATCCTCCGTGATGGAACGCGTCCGGGAGGTGCTGCTGCGGCTGGCGATGCTATCGGCGGCCTCCTCGTCTCCCAAGGCCGGCGCTCGGCTCCAGCAGCACAcgacggccgccgcgccgacgaggGCGGCCTCGGTGCGCATGAGCCCCTCCTACTCCGAGTCGTACCCGAGCGACGCCGTGGACGACTGCATCGAGTTCCTGAAGCGCTCGGCGGCCGGCAACGGCGGTGCCGCCGTGACGGCCGCTCCCGGAGCTGCCCCGGCGCAGTCGGCCGTGAGCtcggccccgccgccgtcgccgttgcaCGCGTGA